CCTAAATTTCTCTGGCGGATTGTTCCTCAAAGCGTCTATCGTAACAAGCACTTCACAATTTAGTTCATCTTCGTTTAACGGTATCTTTTCATCTTTATGTGTAATAACGTTATATCCCAATTTTCTGATTCTTTCCATGTTTTCATCCGTGTTTGTATCCTTTCCGGTGTAAAGAAGTTTGACCATATACAACAACGCTCCCTTGCTTTTAAATAACTATATTGCTAAATTGCAGCTCCAATCAAAAACAAATTTATGTAAATAAGATTGCGCGTCTATAGCTTCGGTTTACAACACGCAATATATTTCCAATCTACAAAATTATTATATAATGCAGTATATGACATCATTAACAAATAGACAAGCCGTTTTAATTTAATAATTAAAAAATTTTTATATAATAACGATTAAAATATACATTGTAAAATACAGTTCAATAAGTATTGACTAGGCGAAGTATATTCTATATAATTGTATAATATGCAATAAACTAATTTCATCATAACATCGTATATATCAGCATAACGGATGTTTAAATTTTTTATCACAAAGGAGAGAAAACAATGAATCTGGCTTTCTTATCAACAGTAGTAGACGGAACAGGCGGCGCCGGGGCGCCGGCAGGAGCGGCAGGTGAAGGCGCAGCGGCAGGAGGCATGAACCCAATAGTAATGATACTTTTATATTGTGTTATTATTTTTGGAGTTATGTACTTCTTTTCAATAAGGCCGCAGAAAAAAAGAAATGCAGAAATGCAGAAAATGAGAGAAAATATCAAAATCGGCGATCCCGTACTCCTTGCAAACGGTATGTTCGGTAAAGTAGTAGACATTACTGCTGAATGCTATGTTATCGAATTTGGAACAAACAGAGGCGTAAGAATACCTGTAATTAAACAGGAAGTTTATGCGAAGAAAGAGCCTAATCTTTCAAACAAACCTGAAGAAGAACCGGTTCCCGAAAAGAAACCGTTATTCGGAAGCAAGAAGAAAGATGAAGAAAATAAAAAAGACGATATTGCCGAAGAAAAATAATTAACTTAAACCATCCGTTTCTATAGGAGGTTTATTTAGCGATAAAAAGCCCAAAACAATATATGTTCTGGGCTTTCTTGTTTTTAACTATTAAATTACAGGCTGCTTTCTCCGGCCATTTTTCTTTCCTGCGCCTCAATCATTTTTTTAACCATATATCCGCCTACATAACCGTTCTGAGCAGATGTTAAATCACCGTTATAACCTTTTTTGAGTGGAACACCGATTTCATTAGCAACCTCGAATTTAAACTGTTCCAAAGCGCTCATTGCTTCGGGTACAGCTTTTCTGTTTCTTGACGCCACTGAAAACACCTCCAAAGATTTTTTAACAATTTATATAAAACAGCATTACTGCTGTAATAATATTATCGTCTATAATAAAATTAAAATCCATGAAGTTAATGGCCGCTGTGTTACTATTTTCTTTAAAGACTAAAGATGTTTTGACGAATTTTTAAATATTTAATCAGATATTTCATTTTTTTGCAGGTATATCGTCTGAAATTGTAACATAATTTTTTGATGAAGATTTTTTCTCTTTGTTTTTAAGATCGAAATATATTTTAAGCGCTGTTGAATTGCCTTTAACGCACTGTTCAATTAAAGATTTAATAACCTTTGGATTTTCTCCTGTTATATGTATTGCAACAGCTTCTTCCATGTACTTCTCAAATTCGTCGTTTTTAAGCCATTTATAAAAAGTATTTTCATCAATTCCACAATCATAATAAAAATTGTTATCTTCGTTGAAATTATAGTTTAAAAGCATCTCAACAAATTTTTTCTGTTTTGCGCTTACTCCTTTTTTAACTTCCGCTATTTAACCACCTCCTATGTGTTTCACCCCATATAATATATCATAAACTAAACTTCTGTGGTTACCCATTTATAAGCTTACGTCTCTTCATATACAGTATACAAAAAAACAGTTTTCGTTTTTCATAAAACTGCCGCCGTCCGCAAGGCACATCCATGTATTCATATAATATCTTTTCGGTTACATTTCTAAGAATATAACCATAGATATTGCTGTCTGCCTCAATGGCAGATTGCTCAATCATTTCTATGTCTTTTTTAAGAGAAATAGCTTTTTCTGCATTTGACAAAGTCGTGTTGCTTATTTTTCTGTTGCCGGGCCTGAAACCATACTGAATTGAACTCACGCCATAACAGTTATTTATTTCCTGTTTCTTTTCTTTGTATTGAAGACAAAAATATTCCAGTTCTTTATAAGCATATTGAGATATGTTAAGTTCTTTATATAATTCGTCAATTATACTCAAATATAAATCCTCTTCCTTTTTATATTATTTTTCTCTTTTTATTGTCCGGATATTCATATATACTTTCGTATTGCGTTAAGCAACATGCGGGGAAAAAATATATACTTATATCATTTTTATCTATTCCAAGGATATGTACAATTTTATCTGCTTCCTCAAGATTAAAATATGAATATCCATTTAATTTGTTTGATAACGCATCTGTACTCATTGAAAGCCTTTTTGCAAATTTTCGGTACGAATAGTTTTTCTTTTTCATAAGCTTTTTTAATTCTGTCAGCTCACAGTATTTTTTCTCTCTCATTTCCCCATTCCTCCTAAATTATGTCTTTTTATGAAAATTTTATTCAACATAAAGTTATCACATAAAATACAAACTGTCAACACGTTTCGACACGTTTCGGCAATCATGTCACGCTTCGTTATTGTCATATCATACAAATTCTGATATAATTACCTCATAATTAAAGGGGGCAAAAACAAATGAAAGCTGTAGAAAAAAGTGAATTCTCAAAAAGGCTTAAATCTCTTTTAGAAGAACGCGACGAATCAATTTATAAAATAAGCGATATACTGCATTTAAACCCAAGCACAATCTCAAGGTATAAAAACGGCATTTTGACGCCTAAACTTATTGTTATAGAAAAACTCGCCGAATATTTCAGTGTTAATCCTGTGTGGCTTATGGGATATGATGTGGACAAAGTTCCTGAATATGAAAGCAGAGGTGTGCGTATGGAACACGAAAATAAAACCGCAGAAGAAATAATAAAATTATATGCAAATCTTCCAAAAGGTTTGCAGGATTATGTTCTGGACAAGATAATGAAAATTAATGATAAAAATATTATATAAAAAACGGCAGGAAGAACCTGCCGTTTCTTATTAAATAACCGTTACTCTTCCTTCTTTCCTTTTTGGAGCTTTTGTTTCGGCATCACTATAACCAAGCGTGATTGCGGCAATCAGCCTTCCCTTTCCCGGAGCAAAAGCTTCTCTCAGTTCATTTTCAACATGAAGAGGGGCTGTAAGCCAACAGCTTGATATGCCTTTTGAATAAGCAGTCAATACAATATTCTGCATTGCTGCCGCTGCGCTTTCTACAGCCGCAAGCTCCTCATCATAATGTTCCTGCTGCAAAAAAGTCAAAATACATACCTTAGCTCCCCCAAGGCTTTTCACAAAATCCACCGTTTCGTTTATTACTTCTGGATGGGATTTAAATCTGTTATTAAGAACCTTTTTAAGCCCAAATATACTTCCGTCCATAATGCGGCTTAACTTCTTCATACTTTCGCTGCTTCTGCATACAACAAAATACCATGGCTGCAAATTAACGGCAGAAGGAGCCCAGCATGCCGCCTCCATTATTTCAGAAATGTCAATATCGCTTATAGGCTTATCATTATATCTGCGAACGCTTCTTCTGCCATAAATAGCCTCTTTTAAATCCATATTTAACACCGCCTGTTTATTACATAAATTTTTCTCTGAGACTGTCTACAACTTCGTCTTCAATATACTCGTCGAATGTTTCAGCCCTATCAATAATTCCGTTTGGAAGTATTTCAATGATTCTGTTGGCTATAGTATGCACAAACTGATGGTCATGGGAATCAAAAAGCAGAGTACCTTTGAAGTCTATAAGTCCTTCATTTAAAGCGGTAATACTTTCGAGATCGAGATGGTTCGTAGGCTCGTCAAGTATTAAGACATTTGCTCCGCTAATCATCATTTTACACAGCATGCATCGTACTCTCTCGCCACCACTCAATACTTTTGCGCTTTTTGTGGCCTCTTCACCGCTGAAAAGCATCCTTCCAAGCCAGCCGCGAATATCGGCGTCATATTTTTCGCCGTCTTTTGCATATGGCCTTAACCATTCAATAAGCGAATCCTCGCAATCGTCAAAATACTCGTTGTTATCTTTAGGGAAATAAGCCCGGCTTGTAGTTATTCCCCATTTGAAGCTGCCTTCGTCCGGCTCAATTTCTCCCATGAGTATTTTAAATAATGTTGTTCTTGCAATTTCATCGGTTCCGACAAAAGCTACTTTGTCATTAGGATTTATTATAAAACTAACATTATTAAGAACTTTTCTGTCGCCTATAGTTTTACTTATCCCTTTAACTTCAAGAAGGTCGTTTCCAACTTCCCTGTCCTGTTTAAAGTTAACAAATGGGTATCTTCTGGAAGAAGGCTTTATATTGTCAAGTTGAAGGTTGTCAAGAAGTTTTTTTCTTGACGTAGCCTGTTTGCTTTTTGACGCATTTGCGCTGAACCTCTGTATGAACTCCTGAAGCTCTTTCATTTTCTGTTCGGTGCGCTTGTTTTGGTCTTTAAGCTGACGCTGCGTCATTTGAGTGTATCCATACCAGAAATCATAGTTTCCCACAAACATTGTAATTTTTCCATAATCAATATCTGCAATGTGCGTACAAATTTTATTCAAAAAGTGCCTGTCATGCGATACGACTATAACAGTGTTTTCAAAATCCATAAGGAAATCTTCAAGCCATTTGATAGACTTTAAATCCAAATGGTTTGTAGGCTCGTCCAGAAGCAGTATATCAGGGTTTCCGAAAAGAGCTTGGGCAAGCAGCACTTTAACTTTCTGATTTCCTGTAAGTTCGCTCATTTGAGCATAATGAAATTCGTTTGTTATTCCAAGACCGTTAAGAAGTATTTCCGCATCGCTTTCAGCCGTCCAGCCGTCCAGCTCCGCAAATTCCGCCTCAAGTTCCGAAACTCTTATCCCGTCGTCATCATTAAAATCGGGTTTTGCATAAAGCGCTTCTTTTTCCTGCATAATTTCATAAAGCCGTTTATGTCCATACAATACTGTCTGAACAACAGAAAAATCATCAAATTCAAAATGGTCCTGTTTTAAAACCGCAAGCCTCTCGCCAGGAGTAATGGAAACATACCCCTTATTAGGCTCAATTTCACCTGACAGTATTTTAAGGAATGTACTTTTTCCCGTTCCGTTTGCCCCTATAAGCCCATAGCAGTTCCCTTTTGTGAAATTAACATTAACATCTTTAAATAATGTTCTTCCTCCGTATTGAAGTGTAACTGAATTTGCACTAATCATATTTCGAATTCTCCTTCGCAGTAATTAAATTATTTAAAAATTCGGCTTTATTTGAAAATCTGCTTTTATATTTGCAGTTTGCTTATGCAATATACGTCAATGCCCATATTTAGGTATTGTATAATAATTACAGCTTTATTGCAATACTTACCGAAAACATAAAGCATTCCGAAAACAACAGAATTAAAAATTTAAAGCCGGTAATTAATACCGGCTTTAAATATTACTATTTTATATCTTTTTCGCTGAGCATTTTGGCAAGTTCATCCATAAATGTATTGATATCCGTAAATTGCCTGTAAACCGATGCAAACCTTACATATGCAACTTCGTCTATATTCTTAAGCTTATCCATTACCATGTTTCCTATATCTTTGCTTGAAACTTCTCTGTCCATGCTGCCCATAACGGTATTTTCAATACTGTCGCAAAGTTCTTCAATCTGCTTAACCGTTATAGGGCGCTTATTGCAGCTTTTCATAATGCCGCCCATAAGCTTCTGTTTGTCGAAAAATTCTCTTGTCCCGTCGTTTTTTATAACCGTCATGGGGATTGTGTCGATACGTTCATATGTCGTAAATCTTTTTCCGCATTTTTCGCATAATCTCCTGCGCCTAATGGTTGTATTATCGTCTTGGCCTCTCGAATCAATAACTTTTGTATCGTCGTTATTACAAAAAGGGCATTTCACAAATATTCCTCCCCCCAAATACTTATATATAAAAAAGTATAATGCACAAAATGTTACAGGTCAACATAAAATATTAGTTTTTTGGCAATTATTGTTACATACCGATATATTTTATATATTCTTTTGAAGTCATAAGATACATTTTAATCTCTTCATTTGTTTTTTCCGTAATATGCATAAGTTACGCCATTTAATGTCCCGCATCGTCAACAAAGCAGAGATGGCGTTTCACAGCATGCCGCCGTTCCTGTATATCTCAAGTACATGGCTGCACGGAGAAAACATGGTTTTCATTATTCTAAAGTTATTTTCGCCCGGAAATCTATGATTTGAAATTACAACAAACTTTTGTTTCCTATTCTTAATATCAATTAGATCAAAACTTCCTTTATCCCTGATAATTTGCGGTATTTTAAGCGGCGCAAGCCTGTCGATAAAATTTTTAATGGCGGCGGTCATACTTGATGTATATACCGGCGTTGCAAAACAAACAACGCCATCTGCGCCGCTTTTCCTACGGCAAGCATATTGCAATGCCCAAATGCGGAAAATTTTTCTTGTGAGTCGCGTATCACATCGTAAAGCGAAGCTAAACGCAATTCAACAAACGCACTGTTGACACATTTCCAATCCATATGAAAGTATAGTTACAGTTTAAAATTTCATCAATTTTTATGGACTATTCCGGCACAAACATCATCTCGTCCAGTATAATATCGACAAGTATAACATCATCGCCGATGCGCCTGATACAATCCCATGGGATCCTAAACTCCCTTTCACGGCATAATACTCCGAAAAATCTGTTTCCTTCAGGAACAATTATCTTGCATATTTTCCCGCTCCTCAGATCCAGCTCAAGGTCACATACATACCCCAGCCGCATTCCGTCACATACGTTTATTACTTCTTTTTTTCTAAAACAGCTAAAGGTTTCCATGCAAATTCCCCTTTTTATCTATTCTTACTAACATATGTAAGTAAAGTTAAGAACAGACCACATTTATTTTTATTTAACATTTACATTGACGAAGTTAAATTTTAGATATACAATATGTATGCATGTTTATTATATCAAAACTACTATATATTGTGTTTTAAATAAAAATTAGGGACAAATTGTCAAGGGGGATAAAATAATGATGGTAAGTATCAAAAAAAGGGACGGACGCGAAGATAAATTTGATATATCTAAAATAGCGGCTGCAATCAATAAGGCCTTTGCCGCTACAACCGGCGCAAAGCCGGAAAGCGTGTGCATGGCTTTGGCTGAGGAAGTACAGCAGACATTCGAACTTGCCGGCAACACTTCTCCGAATGTAGAACAGGTTCAGGATATTGTCGAAAAAGTGCTTATCGACCATGGATATGTAAAAACGGCAAAAAGCTACATACTTTACAGGGCTGAACGCTCACGCATAAGGGATATGAACAACCGCCTTATGAAAACATACGAGGATATTACATTCAAAGATACAAACGAAAGCGACATTAAAAGGGAAAATGCAAACATTGACGGCAATACGGCAATGGGTACAATGCTTAAGTACGGCTCGGAAGGTGCAAAACATTTTTATGAGATGTTTGTTTTAAAGCCTGAACATTCAAAAGCCCATGCGGAAGGCGATATACATATTCACGACCTTGATTTCTATACTTTAACTACCACATGCTGCCAGATTGATATTATAAAGCTGTTTAAAAACGGTTTTTCAACAGGGCATGGGACTTTAAGGGAACCGAACGATATATCAAGCTACGCCGCACTTGCCTGTATTGCAATACAGTCAAACCAAAACGATCAGCATGGCGGACAATCAATTGTAAACTTTGACTACGGCCTTGCTCCCGGAGTTAAAAAAACATTTAAGAGATTATATTTCTCATCAATGGGAAATGCCCTTGAACTCTTGTGCGGCGCTGATCCGGATGCAGTTACAGAAATATTAAAAGCCGAGCTTGAATCAAAAGGATTTGTGCCGGAACTGGAAGAAAACGCCGAATATAACGAAAAACAGTTTGAGACGCTTATTTCAAAGGGATATAACGAGGACGCCGTTTTAAAAGCTCAGGAGTTTGCAAGGGAAAAAGCTGTAACAGGTACAGACAGGGCTACATATCAGGCAATGGAAGCTCTTATACATAATTTGAACACAATGCATTCTAGGGCCGGAGCACAAACACCTTTTTCATCTATAAATTACGGAATGGATACATCCCCTGAAGGAAGAATGGTTGTTAAAAATATGCTTCTTGTAACCGAAAAAGGGCTTGGAAACGGCGAAACGCCAATTTTCCCAATACAAATTTTCAGGGTTAAAGAAGGCGTTAATTTCAATCCGGGAGAACCAAACTATGATCTGTTCCAGCTTAGCTGCCGTGTAAGTGCAAAAAGGCTTTTTCCTAACTTTTCATTTCAGGACGCTCCATTTAACCTTAAATATTACAAAGGCACTCCCGAAACGGAAATTTCGTATATGGGCTGCCGTACAAGAGTTATGGCGAATGAGTATGACAAAACAAAAGAAATTTCCAACGGCCGCGGAAATTTAAGCTTCACAACAATTAATCTCCCCCGTCTGGGCATATTGGCAAACAAAAATATAGAATGGTTCTATAATGAGCTTGACAGAAAAATTGACCTTGTAATCGATCAGCTTCTTGAAAGATTTGAAATACAAGCTAAAAAAAGAGTTAACAACTTCCCTTTCCTTATGGGCGAAGGCGTTTGGATTGACAGCGAAAAGCTAGGCTACAATGACGAGGTACGGGAAGTTCTTAAACATGGAACGCTTTCCGTTGGGTTTATCGGCCTTGCAGAATGTCTCAAAGCCCTCATAGGCGCGCATCATGGGGAAAGCGAAACAGCCCAGAACCTTGGCCTTGACATAATAAGCCATATGAGAAAACGTACCGACGAAGCCACGAGGAAATACGGCCTTAACTTTACTCTTCTTGCTACTCCTGCAGAGGGATTATCCGGAAGATTTATAAGAATAGATAAAAAGAAATACGGTATTATAGAAGGCATTACCGATAAAGAGTATTATACTAACAGTTTTCATGTTCCCGTATACTATCCTATAAGCGCGTTTAAAAAAATACAGATAGAAGCCCCATACCATAACCTTACTAATGCCGGACATATATCGTATGTTGAGCTTGACGGCGATCCAAGCGAAAACCTTGAAGCTTTTGAAAAAATTGTGCGTTATATGAAAGAACAGGGAATCGGCTACGGCTCTATTAATCATCCCGTAGACCGCGATCCATGCTGTGGATTTAACGGAATAATCGGCGATACATGCCCTAAATGCGGCCGTCACGAAGATGAAGGCGATATAGGGTTCCAGCGTATAAGAAGAATAACCGGTTATCTCGTAGGTACGGTTGAAAGGTTTAACAATGCCAAAAGAGCTGAAGTAAACGATAGGGTTAAACATTCTGTTATTGAAGATGGTGCATTATAATGAAAATACGCATTTCGCAATTAGTCAACGATTCCATTGTCGACGGCACGGGCATACGCCTTGCCGTCTTTACACAAGGCTGTATACATAACTGTCCGGGCTGCCACAATCCTGCCACACACGATGTTAACGGCGGAATTGAAAGCGATACCGACAAAATTATATCCATTATGAAAGAAAATCCGCTTCTCGACGGCGTTACACTAACAGGAGGAGATCCGTTTGTCCAGCCGAAACAGTGCGGTTTAATAGCGGCGGCGGCTCATAAGATCGGGCTTAATGTATGGACGTATACTGGATATACATTTGAAGAAATACAGGAAATAAACGATCCCGATTTTAACAATCTGCTCGAAAATACGGACATACTTGTAGACGGACGTTTCATAGAATCACAAAGATCCCTTGAATTAAAATTCAGGGGAAGCCGTAATCAAAGAATTATTGATATGAACAAAACTCGTGAAACCGGGGTTCTGACGACAATTTATAATTAAAACAAGAGCGCTTTCAAAAACTATAATGTTGCCGAAAGCGCTCTTTATTTAATACTGTTTAGTTTATTCCTTCCATTGCCTTAATTTTGTTTTCTGCCTGCAATGAATAAACCTCTACAAGCCTGCTGTATTTTTCCTCGTTAAGAGCAGTTTTTCCCTTATCTGAAACTGTATATTCCGCTTTGCCTGTTTTTAAAAACCATCCGTAATAGTTCTTGTAAAGTATGCTGATATTTTTGTTCTCATATCCTGCCTGCTTTAACATTTTGTTTGTTATAGTTCCTATTTTGTCAGTCAGGCATAGTAATTCAATGCTTTTTTCCCTGTAGGCTGTGACAATCTCAGTCCGGTTTACGCCTCCATTATTTAAATTTTCACTCCTGCCGTTGAGCTCTATTTTTAACATACGTTTTTTTTGTCCGCTTTTGCATTTTATGGCTTTGGGTTCCAATATGACGTCAACGGTTTTAACAGGGCTGTCCATTGCAACTGTAATCAGCCCTATATCAAGACGTTTTAGGAGTTTTATCATATTTTTGAAACTGCTGTCCCTCATACCTTTTTCGCTTCTTCCGACAGCAACATAAACCAAATCTGAAAGTTCCTGACGATTTACGGCTTGATAAACAAGTTTAAGGCAAAAAGCCTTCTTAAGTTCAACAATTATCATTTCATCGCTTTTTTTTGCAATAAGATCGCATCCGTTTACTTCTCCGAACACATTGTATCCAAGATTTTCAAAAAAATCTGAAACAGGAGGAAATAAATCTTTTTCCAAAAAATCAAAACTATTTGCCATTTGCCATAAATTCCTCTATTTCTTCAACCGTTTTAATCATATCTTTTGATAAATTCTCGCATCCGTCTTTGGTAACAAGCACGTCGTCCTCTATTCTTATACCTATTTCCCATTCGTCTATATAAAGCCCCGGTTCAACGGTTAATACCATCCCTTCCTTAAGCTCCTGATTCCTATTGCCGACGTCATGAGTTTCTGCTCCTAAAAAATGGCCTACATTATGAAAATAGTATTTAAAAACGTCATCCCTTGTTTGAACAAGACCGATTTTTTTTAATTCACGAAAATAATAATCCTTTAACTTTTCATTAAGGCTCGGCATAGGAACGCCCGGCTTTATTGCATCCATTATAAGCTTTTGCCCGTTAAGCACAATATTATAAATTAATTTCTGACGTTCGGTAAATTTTCCGTTTGCAGGAAAAGTCCTTGATATATCCCCGTTGTACCATTCACGCTGCGCGCCTGCATCTATAAGTATAAGTCCGCCGTCTTTTGTTTTAGAATTATTATCTGTGTAATGAAGCACAGTTCCGTTTTTTCCTGAAGCTATAATTGTATTGAAAGCTTTATCTTTCACGCCGTTTTTAGTTAAAATATAATTATAATACGCCTCTATTTCATATTCCATCATTCCAGGCTTTGTATTCTTCATCATTTCTTCAATAGCCATGCGCGTTACATTAATTGCATTTTTAATACGTCTTATTTCTTCATCATCTTTTATAACGCGAAATTCGGAGATTATATGGAAAACATTTTCCACCGACGCTTTAGGGAATATTTCTTCCAACCCCTCCGGCGTCTGGCTGTACATAAGATCTGTCCGTTCGCAGTCAATAAATAGCCGTTTTACATCTTCTTTATAATGCTCCGTATCGCTTTCAAATTCATCTGTAAAACTTATATCCGAAATTCCGCTTGCTTTTTCTGCCTCAGCAGGCGTTATATTGGCTCCCACCCATTTTGCCTGATGTCCGTTATCCGGTTCTATATAAAGACGTTCAATTCTCACCCCATTATTTTTGGCAAGCATAAAAATGCACCGTTCCCGCTCGACTCCTGTCATATAATAAAAATTTCTGTCAGGAGAAAACAAGTATTTTTCATCACCGCGCTTAACAGGCGCCTCGCCGGCAAACAGAAAAACAAAATCGCCATCTTTTAAAATATTATAAAGTTTATTTCTGTTATTAACAAAAAAACTATTCATATATAAACACCCCTTTTTAGTTAGTATATCACAAAATTAATATTACATATAGTTATTACAGGAATTTAATGATAGAATAATAAAGTTAAAATTATTTATAAAAGGGGCGGATCAATATTTTAGTTTCTGTTTCAAAATGCACTGAATATAATTGTGAATTGCTAAAAGAAAAACTCCTTGAAACATTTAAAAATCTAGGAGGAATTGAAAAATACATAAATAAAGGAGAAACAATACTTCTAAAAGTAAACCTCGTAATGCGTAAAAAACCGGAAGAAGCGGCTACCACACATCCTGCTTTTGTAAGAGCCCTTTCCGAAATACTGGTAAATTACGGATGCAAAGTTATAATAGGCGACAGCCCAGGCGGCCCGTTCAACGAACTTCTTTTGAAATCCATATACAAAACTACCGGTATGGAAGAAGCCGCCAAATTAAGCGGCGCTTCATTAAACTATTCGACGGAAACGCTGACGGCTGAATATCCTGAAGGTAAAATTATAAGAAAATTGACCGTAGCAAAATTTATTATGGAAGCAGATAAAATAATATCGGTTTCAAAACTTAAAACGCACAGCATGACAAAAATGACGGGGGCTGTAAAAAATATGTTTGGCATAATTCCGGGAACGGTAAAAGCAGAATACCATTTCAGCTACCCTGATGTAGACGCTTTTTCCGATTGCCTGCTTGATATTTGCGGATATGCGTCGCCCATACTTTCATTTATGGACGGCATAACGGCTATGGAAGGACATGGTCCAACGGCGGGAACCCCACGAAAAGTCGGCGTTATACTGGCTTGCGAAAACCCATATGAACTTGATTTGGCCGCTTCAAAGATAATAAATTCTCCTATAAATGAAACTCCGTTAATAAGGCATGCAATAGAGCGCGGGTTATGCAGCAAAAACACGGATGAAATAAAAACTGTCGGCGATAACTTGAATTATTTTGTTCAAAAGAATTTTATTTTGCCAAAGACAGGGAGTATGCATTTTCTTGGCGATAATCCCCCAAAATTCCTTGAGGGATTTGTTAAAAAAAATTTACAGCCGAAGCCTGTTTTTAATTCAAAGCTTTGCGTAGGATGCGGAGACTGCGCCCTTAATTGTCCCGCTAAAATAATAGAAATAAAAGAACGCCTTCCTCATGCCGATCTTGACAAATGTATTAGATGTTTCTGTTGTCAGGAGCTTTGCCCCATGAAAGCAGTTTCGATTAAAAGGCCTTTAATTTTAAAAATGCTTTCAAAATTTTAAATAATTTATAATATGCCATAATCTAAAAAATTTGTATCTCCGCTGTTAAAAAAGCGTACTGCAATTTTAACAAGTATTAACCACAGCATAAATCTTCTATGTAGTAAGGATAGCTTGTTTTAATATTAACAGTACGCTTTTTGTTATTCTTCGAATTTCTCTTTAACTTTATTCCAAAAGCCCTTCTTTTCGCCTTCTTCCGAAGCAGACGATGTATTTCCGTAAAATGCCCTAAGCAGTTCTTTCTGTTTAGACGTCAAATCAGTCGGT
Above is a window of Anaerotignum faecicola DNA encoding:
- a CDS encoding anaerobic ribonucleoside triphosphate reductase, which gives rise to MMVSIKKRDGREDKFDISKIAAAINKAFAATTGAKPESVCMALAEEVQQTFELAGNTSPNVEQVQDIVEKVLIDHGYVKTAKSYILYRAERSRIRDMNNRLMKTYEDITFKDTNESDIKRENANIDGNTAMGTMLKYGSEGAKHFYEMFVLKPEHSKAHAEGDIHIHDLDFYTLTTTCCQIDIIKLFKNGFSTGHGTLREPNDISSYAALACIAIQSNQNDQHGGQSIVNFDYGLAPGVKKTFKRLYFSSMGNALELLCGADPDAVTEILKAELESKGFVPELEENAEYNEKQFETLISKGYNEDAVLKAQEFAREKAVTGTDRATYQAMEALIHNLNTMHSRAGAQTPFSSINYGMDTSPEGRMVVKNMLLVTEKGLGNGETPIFPIQIFRVKEGVNFNPGEPNYDLFQLSCRVSAKRLFPNFSFQDAPFNLKYYKGTPETEISYMGCRTRVMANEYDKTKEISNGRGNLSFTTINLPRLGILANKNIEWFYNELDRKIDLVIDQLLERFEIQAKKRVNNFPFLMGEGVWIDSEKLGYNDEVREVLKHGTLSVGFIGLAECLKALIGAHHGESETAQNLGLDIISHMRKRTDEATRKYGLNFTLLATPAEGLSGRFIRIDKKKYGIIEGITDKEYYTNSFHVPVYYPISAFKKIQIEAPYHNLTNAGHISYVELDGDPSENLEAFEKIVRYMKEQGIGYGSINHPVDRDPCCGFNGIIGDTCPKCGRHEDEGDIGFQRIRRITGYLVGTVERFNNAKRAEVNDRVKHSVIEDGAL
- the nrdG gene encoding anaerobic ribonucleoside-triphosphate reductase activating protein; its protein translation is MKIRISQLVNDSIVDGTGIRLAVFTQGCIHNCPGCHNPATHDVNGGIESDTDKIISIMKENPLLDGVTLTGGDPFVQPKQCGLIAAAAHKIGLNVWTYTGYTFEEIQEINDPDFNNLLENTDILVDGRFIESQRSLELKFRGSRNQRIIDMNKTRETGVLTTIYN
- a CDS encoding DUF2161 family putative PD-(D/E)XK-type phosphodiesterase — protein: MANSFDFLEKDLFPPVSDFFENLGYNVFGEVNGCDLIAKKSDEMIIVELKKAFCLKLVYQAVNRQELSDLVYVAVGRSEKGMRDSSFKNMIKLLKRLDIGLITVAMDSPVKTVDVILEPKAIKCKSGQKKRMLKIELNGRSENLNNGGVNRTEIVTAYREKSIELLCLTDKIGTITNKMLKQAGYENKNISILYKNYYGWFLKTGKAEYTVSDKGKTALNEEKYSRLVEVYSLQAENKIKAMEGIN
- a CDS encoding aminopeptidase P family protein, whose amino-acid sequence is MNSFFVNNRNKLYNILKDGDFVFLFAGEAPVKRGDEKYLFSPDRNFYYMTGVERERCIFMLAKNNGVRIERLYIEPDNGHQAKWVGANITPAEAEKASGISDISFTDEFESDTEHYKEDVKRLFIDCERTDLMYSQTPEGLEEIFPKASVENVFHIISEFRVIKDDEEIRRIKNAINVTRMAIEEMMKNTKPGMMEYEIEAYYNYILTKNGVKDKAFNTIIASGKNGTVLHYTDNNSKTKDGGLILIDAGAQREWYNGDISRTFPANGKFTERQKLIYNIVLNGQKLIMDAIKPGVPMPSLNEKLKDYYFRELKKIGLVQTRDDVFKYYFHNVGHFLGAETHDVGNRNQELKEGMVLTVEPGLYIDEWEIGIRIEDDVLVTKDGCENLSKDMIKTVEEIEEFMANGK
- a CDS encoding DUF362 domain-containing protein, with protein sequence MLKEKLLETFKNLGGIEKYINKGETILLKVNLVMRKKPEEAATTHPAFVRALSEILVNYGCKVIIGDSPGGPFNELLLKSIYKTTGMEEAAKLSGASLNYSTETLTAEYPEGKIIRKLTVAKFIMEADKIISVSKLKTHSMTKMTGAVKNMFGIIPGTVKAEYHFSYPDVDAFSDCLLDICGYASPILSFMDGITAMEGHGPTAGTPRKVGVILACENPYELDLAASKIINSPINETPLIRHAIERGLCSKNTDEIKTVGDNLNYFVQKNFILPKTGSMHFLGDNPPKFLEGFVKKNLQPKPVFNSKLCVGCGDCALNCPAKIIEIKERLPHADLDKCIRCFCCQELCPMKAVSIKRPLILKMLSKF